The following coding sequences lie in one Glycine max cultivar Williams 82 chromosome 19, Glycine_max_v4.0, whole genome shotgun sequence genomic window:
- the LOC106797380 gene encoding influenza virus NS1A-binding protein homolog A-like: protein MDLYFTSQNVIKSLKPMSSIRSYASIVWLNGEMYVFGGGNGYVWYDTVESYNPIHDSWTLCPSLNQNKGRLSKVALNDKIFVVGGGNGVDCFPDVEMLDLDIRWWIPTCSMLDKRFSFVAVQLNGAIYAIGRFDGNDYLRYALGGFDGFFLDLSSVILHTPCLYRDYNLTFLTLTATIWDRFKMFQD, encoded by the exons ATGGATTTGTATTTTACTTCTCAAAATGTGATCAAATCTCTTAAGCCTATGAGCTCAATTCGTTCATATGCTTCAATTGTGTGGTTGAATGGTGAAATGTATGTTTTTGGTGGTGGAAATGGTTATGTTTGGTATGACACAG TTGAATCATACAATCCAATTCATGACAGCTGGACCTTGTGCCCCTCTTTGAACCAGAATAAAGGGCGCTTATCAAAAGTTGCTCTGAATGACAAAATATTTGTTGTTGGTGGTGGAAATGGAGTTGATTGCTTTCCAGATGTTGAGATGCTTGATTTAGATATTAGGTGGTGGATCCCTACATGCTCAATGCTAGACAAG agattttcttttgttgcagTGCAACTCAATGGTGCAATCTATGCCATTGGCAGATTTGATGGAAATGATTACTTAAG GTATGCActtggtggctttgatggtttcTTTCTTGATCTGTCATCAGTAATACTTCATACTCCATGCCTGTACAGGGACTACAATCTAACTTTCTTAACTTTGACTGCAACTATATGGGACCGGTTTAAAATGTTTCAGGATTAA